A genomic window from Anthocerotibacter panamensis C109 includes:
- a CDS encoding TolC family protein — protein sequence MVWKQGLLMGLLLLALGEPLLAQAAAPQPSANFSIRLEREARPMALKEALQTALERNQTVLRARNDIARAEAGLQAAKAAWLPSLSTTSSYSGQQGGGSTLTGGNFTNSVNVQGSVNWTLYDANRQAQIDIAQLSLEQARLNLKTRERDISLRVIGAYYDLQNADSTLAIQESALRVAENNLDLVRKRRRAGVSTQFDVLQQEVQLANSRQQLLAAQNDRARDRLLLADLLNLTQSIPVRTADPVEPGNDYTRSLEATLEEAINRRPELASLERGIELATAQQVAANSQVLPQVTLSTGYGFSDNLRGFNQDQLTVSANLRWTIYDGGASVARQEQFEYDKRNNRLDLTSTAQTIRTDIERAYLSKETAKAQMSSAEVAINQATESLDLARRRQNLGLALQVEVITAERALTDARQNFTNAVIAYNRALAELGLALGVS from the coding sequence ATGGTCTGGAAGCAGGGTTTGCTGATGGGTCTGCTGCTACTGGCTTTGGGGGAGCCGCTGTTGGCTCAAGCCGCAGCACCCCAGCCTTCTGCCAACTTCTCGATTCGTCTGGAGCGCGAAGCTCGCCCGATGGCGCTCAAAGAAGCACTCCAGACCGCTTTGGAGCGCAACCAAACCGTACTCCGGGCTCGCAATGACATTGCCCGTGCCGAAGCGGGGCTCCAGGCAGCGAAAGCAGCTTGGTTACCTAGCCTCTCGACTACGAGTAGCTACAGCGGGCAGCAGGGCGGGGGCTCTACCCTCACAGGAGGCAACTTCACCAATAGTGTGAATGTCCAAGGAAGCGTAAACTGGACCCTCTACGACGCCAACCGTCAGGCCCAGATTGATATTGCGCAGTTGAGCCTGGAGCAGGCCCGTCTCAATCTTAAGACTCGTGAACGGGATATTTCCCTTAGGGTTATTGGAGCCTACTACGACCTGCAAAACGCTGACAGCACCCTGGCAATCCAAGAATCCGCCCTGCGCGTCGCCGAAAACAACCTGGATCTTGTCCGTAAGCGCAGGCGCGCGGGCGTCTCCACCCAGTTCGATGTGCTACAGCAGGAAGTGCAGTTAGCCAACAGTAGGCAGCAACTCCTCGCTGCCCAGAATGACCGCGCCCGTGACCGTCTGCTCCTCGCCGACCTCTTAAATCTCACCCAATCCATCCCCGTCCGCACCGCCGATCCGGTGGAACCGGGCAACGACTATACCCGTTCTTTGGAGGCTACGCTGGAAGAGGCCATCAATCGCCGCCCCGAGTTAGCCAGTCTGGAGCGGGGCATCGAACTGGCGACTGCACAGCAGGTAGCCGCTAACAGTCAGGTCTTGCCCCAGGTCACCCTCTCAACAGGCTACGGATTCAGTGACAACCTGCGCGGCTTTAATCAGGACCAGTTGACGGTTTCAGCCAACCTGCGCTGGACTATTTACGATGGGGGAGCCAGTGTCGCCCGACAGGAGCAGTTCGAGTACGACAAGCGCAACAATCGCCTCGACCTCACCTCTACTGCCCAGACCATTCGCACGGATATCGAACGAGCCTACCTCTCCAAAGAGACCGCTAAGGCACAAATGTCCTCTGCGGAAGTCGCCATCAATCAGGCTACCGAAAGTCTCGATCTAGCCCGCCGCCGCCAGAATTTGGGTTTAGCGCTCCAGGTCGAGGTCATCACCGCCGAGCGCGCCCTAACCGACGCCCGCCAAAACTTCACCAATGCCGTGATCGCCTACAACCGCGCCCTCGCCGAATTGGGCTTAGCCTTAGGGGTAAGTTAA